In Drosophila santomea strain STO CAGO 1482 chromosome 3L, Prin_Dsan_1.1, whole genome shotgun sequence, a single window of DNA contains:
- the LOC120449363 gene encoding arginine-glutamic acid dipeptide repeats protein isoform X3, with protein MAASTQGEIRVGPGHQVNDVYAKLPDYNPISSFPIDKETDERELEESRWSPGVVADGDLLMFLRAARSMAAFQGMCDGGLEDGCLAASRDDTTINALDVLHDSGYDPGKALQALVKCPVSKGIDKKWTEDETKKFIKGLRQFGKNFFRIHKDLLPHKDTPELVEFYYLWKKTPGANNNRPHRRRRQSALRRNRVTRANNSNSNTPPKKEDTPEPQTATTATAAATAASETASRSSPAVSKEENSSLTEDDASECDSDSSLTHKRDESPSRMRTRNKQQNNNSSTSSGNNTAGNGGGNATSISSGSTGGGAAGGNNSSKDQSANAVANGKRPKRGSETPDVSGGASVDSPKTPTKAVAESSANKRKGGKQETPNKKKRTEQESNEPSAHEENAVKEKRKRPDSPVESMNSDSRPDSVLDDGESNTTDTTTAEQQSTKDSKDTVSCKEEREMVTNDLEAKAEEKVIKAEALAEDSKDSAIKNMDEETNIQAPSSAETSLVDGPNPNALPSPVAAPITMKVPTIATVEALNASVDRKEAIEKMESCDSDPEMLKKLATIKQEVSPQQQQHLQQPSQQQMQQQLAPVGLQPPPSCPPSESVYIKKEPMEDSMDATCNQNSNEPQDLKVKIEIKNEDALKHSAGGMPPSGPCAPPSALHPLSGAPVESGQEPLHLQHMPHGPVPTQPPPGYLIDGQLKYGPPGQGVPPQPPQLHSDAAGGVSGAPPGAPTTPQKYPPEMEMKFAPQDLKYPPPPPLDALKYSQEMQAAAAAAAAAGKYDMKYMMEQQGKYNVELSAAHQPPSKPGYQDSLKIPDIKPGFGHLPHSVGSPLDAAHKYGPPPTSQESQQQQPQPSAHQVPPGATPPPGIAMPKPHYQHDVQTPPLGRPFEPTGLMLKYGDPLAAKYGPPQDLKYPMPPVSQAGPADIKPYGGENLIKSSPYGPPPESPIDASARSTPGQDSQGSNSNSQPPSMPPQPQQFQSPHPSPHMPSPAGGGLPPGMHPQNLIHGPPPGAAGGSGPQPPPPPTSLHQPTPTSAGPPSLQHGLHPGHQHSQLSAATSLPPSSIGIPPTLSTMAPSHMHPHLHPHAHLQGLHRPHDLPPSMHPHAPMPLSLQGHPQHGHGLPPSHTSQQQQQQQQQTGGPAGTVRTPSPAQQPPRSLHDPQSSREPPTSQPSTTMAGSSGPGGPPPQQSPHAHRTSPLPGLAGSGPPPPGLIGHPMAIHPHLAHLPPGHPAHAALAHPGHHLLSHSIAGLGPGGGPIALLAGPGGLGGIPESALSRRTPPSHLPHSHASSAPLTAHSVASMTSTSMSLTTSTVPSSAFSRASPSVQISSSGGGPSGPGSVGPGGLPNSSAAAAAAAAAHRAASPASSVSSLSRQSPLHPVPQSPLSHHPSSSALSAAAAAVAERDRHALMRQQSPHMTPPPVSNASLMASPLSKMYAPQPGQRGLGTSPPPHLRPGASPPVIRHPQMPLPLPLIAPGGGIPQIGVHPGQSPYPHPLLHPSVFYSPHHHPFNSPYGYAPYGPGFPAYMKPPPQPGQLDPAAVMAAHHAGLQGPPPQQMRQDEQNAAAAAAAAAAEKQHQAAAAAAAQQHKAPQQQPPGGMPPNKPPTPKTPQGPGGGMPPGMGGPGTPTGLPPGAYPGSHMPGYPQGPPHGSPFAPQDGQPHGLKPTSHMDALRAHAHSANSAGMGGGHHPTEPLPIDIEPDPEPEIPSPTHNIPRGPSPEAKPDDTECHRSQSAIFVRHIDRGDYNSCTRTDLIFKPVADSKLARKREERDRKLAEKERERRQQQQQQQQQQQQQAAAAQQAAQQAKMKAELKPPYADTPALRQLSEYARPHVAFSPVEQMVPYHHPMGPMYRERELEEIKNAQAAAASQSRLDPHWMEYYRRGIHPSQFPLYANPAISQMERERLGIPPPHHVGLDPGEHMVRMIRLTREYHAHSHTHLHLPLHPQPQPPEAGFQLPPNVGQYPRPNMLIPREPHSDVLLRMSYADQLQYLQAAEFQRQSLHDQYFRQRPR; from the exons ATGGCGGCCTCCACTCAAGGAGAAATTCGAGTGGGTCCCGGCCACCAGGTAAACGATGTCTAT GCAAAACTGCCCGATTATAATCCAATCTCAAGCTTCCCCATCGACAAGGAAACCGATGAACGTGAACTAGAGGAATCAAGATGGAGTCCAGGCGTTGTTGCCGATGGCGACTTGTTAATGTTCTTGCGTGCGGCTCGCTCCATGGCTGCATTTCAAGGAATGTGTGATGGTGGTTTAGAAGACGGTTGTTTGGCTGCCAGTCGCGACGACACTACAATAAACGCACTCGACGTG CTCCACGATTCTGGCTACGATCCAGGCAAAGCTCTACAAGCGCTCGTAAAGTGCCCCGTTTCGAAGGGCATCGATAAGAAGTGGACCGAGGACGAAACAAAGAAATTCATCAAGGGTCTGCGTCAGTTCGGGAAGAACTTCTTCCGCATCCATAAGGACCTGCTGCCGCACAAGGATACGCCGGAGCTGGTCGAGTTCTACTATCTGTGGAAAAAGACGCCCGGCGCGAACAACAATCGGCCACACAGGCGACGCCGCCAGAGCGCCCTGCGACGCAATCGTGTCACGCgggccaacaacagcaacagcaacactcCTCCGAAGAAGGAGGACACTCCAGAACCACAAACTGcgacgacggcgacggcggcggcaacCGCGGCGTCCGAGACGGCGAGTCGCTCCTCGCCCGCTGTCTCCAAGGAGGAGAACAGCTCGCTCACCGAGGACGACGCCAGCGAGTGCGACAGTGATTCGAGTCTGACCCACAAAAGGGATGAATCACCCTCAAGGATGAGGACGCGTAACAAGCAacagaacaacaacagcagcaccagcagcggTAACAACACGGCCGGAAACGGTGGCGGTAACGCCACATCCATAAGCAGCGGATCAACCGGCGGCGGTGCCGCTGGCGGCAACAATTCGTCTAAGGATCAATCAGCCAACGCCGTGGCTAATGGCAAGCGACCCAAGAGGGGCTCCGAAACACCGGACGTGTCCGGCGGAGCCTCGGTCGATAGTCCCAAGACACCGACGAAGGCTGTGGCCGAGAGTTCGGCCAATAAGCGCAAGGGTGGCAAGCAGGAGACGCCCAACAAGAAGAAGCGAACGGAGCAGGAGTCCAACGAGCCAAGCGCCCACGAGGAGAATGCCGTCAAGGAGAAGCGCAAGAGACCGGACAGCCCGGTTGAGAGCATGAACTCGGATAGCAGGCCGGATTCAGTGCTCGACGATGGCGAATCCAATACCACGGACACCACCACCGCCGAGCAGCAGTCGACAAAGGACAGCAAGGATACGGTCAGCTGCAAGGAGGAGCGCGAAATGGTCACCAACGATCTGGAGGCCAAGGCCGAGGAGAAGGTCATCAAGGCAGAGGCTTTGGCGGAGGACAGCAAGGATAGCGCCATCAAGAACATGGACGAGGAGACAAACATCCAGGCGCCTAGCAGTGCAGAGACAAGTTTGGTGGATGGTCCAAATCCCAATGCCTTGCCCAGTCCTGTGGCCGCACCAATCACCATGAAGGTGCCCACAATTGCCACAGTTGAGGCGCTGAACGCGTCCGTGGATCGCAAGGAGGCCATCGAGAAGATGGAGTCGTGCGACAGCGATCCGGAGATGCTTAAAAAACTGGCAACCATTAAGCAGGAAGTATctccgcagcagcaacagcatttGCAACAGCCGTCacagcagcagatgcagcagcaactcgcACCTGTTGGCTTACAGCCGCCTCCGTCTTGCCCGCCTTCAGAATCAGTCTATATCAAAAAGGAGCCCATGGAGGACTCGATGGACGCCACCTGCAATCAGAACAGCAACGAACCGCAGGACCTGAAGGTGAAGATCGAGATTAAAAACGAGGATGCATTAAAGCACAGTGCCGGAGGTATGCCGCCTTCTGGACCCTGTGCACCGCCTTCAGCTCTACATCCGCTCTCCGGAGCTCCGGTAGAGAGCGGCCAGGAGCCACTGCACCTGCAACACATGCCTCATGGACCGGTGCCAACGCAACCGCCTCCTGGCTATCTAATTGATGGTCAGCTAAAGTATGGACCACCGGGACAAGGCGTGCCTCCACAGCCTCCACAACTGCACAGCGACGCGGCTGGAGGAGTCAGTGGAGCACCGCCTGGAGCCCCGACCACGCCGCAAAAGTATCCGCCCGAGATGGAGATGAAGTTTGCTCCTCAGGATCTCAAGTAtccaccaccgccgccccTAGACGCACTCAAGTACAGCCAGGAGATGCAagctgcggcggcggcagcggctgctgctggcaaATACGATATGAAGTACATGATGGAGCAGCAGGGCAAGTACAACGTGGAGTTGTCAGCGGCCCATCAGCCGCCTAGCAAGCCGGGCTACCAGGACTCGCTGAAGATACCCGATATCAAGCCCGGTTTCGGCCACCTGCCGCACAGCGTGGGCTCACCGCTGGACGCCGCCCATAAATACGGACCGCCTCCAACGTCGCAAGAGtcccagcaacagcagccacagccgTCGGCACATCAGGTACCGCCGGGAGCAACTCCACCACCCGGTATCGCCATGCCCAAGCCGCACTACCAACACGACGTGCAAACACCACCGTTGGGACGGCCCTTCGAGCCGACCGGACTTATGCTCAAGTATGGCGATCCATTGGCAGCCAAATACGGGCCGCCTCAGGATCTCAAGTACCCGATGCCGCCGGTCTCTCAGGCGGGACCAGCGGACATAAAGCCCTATGGCGGCGAGAATCTAATCAAGTCCTCACCGTACGGACCGCCGCCGGAGAGTCCCATTGATGCCTCAGCGCGCTCTACACCTGGCCAGGATAGCCAgggcagcaacagcaattcACAGCCGCCCTCAATGCCCCCGCAACCGCAGCAGTTCCAGTCGCCGCATCCCTCGCCGCATATGCCTTCGCCAGCAGGTGGTGGCCTACCACCGGGAATGCATCCGCAAAATCTCATCCACGGCCCGCCACCAGGTGCAGCGGGCGGTAGTGGTCCCCAGCCGCCTCCGCCGCCCACATCGCTGCATCAGCCCACGCCCACGTCTGCAGGTCCACCCAGTCTGCAACATGGACTACATCCTGGCCACCAGCACTCACAGCTGTCTGCGGCAACATCGCTACCGCCGAGCTCGATTGGAATTCCTCCCACGCTCTCGACTATGGCGCCCTCGCACATGCACCCGCACCTCCATCCACATGCGCATCTGCAGGGTCTCCATCGGCCGCACGATCTGCCGCCCAGTATGCATCCACATGCTCCCATGCCGCTGTCGTTGCAGGGACATCCGCAGCACGGCCATGGATTGCCGCCATCGCACACTtctcagcaacagcagcaacaacaacaacagaccGGCGGACCAGCTGGCACAGTGCGCACTCCGTCACCTGCCCAGCAGCCGCCGAGATCCCTGCACGATCCGCAATCGTCTCGAGAGCCGCCCACCTCGCAGCCCTCGACCACAATGGCAGGATCGAGTGGTCCGGGTGGACCACCGCCCCAACAGTCGCCGCACGCGCATCGAACATCGCCGTTGCCAGGACTAGCGGGTAGTGGACCTCCACCACCGGGACTAATCGGTCATCCGATGGCCATACACCCGCACCTGGCCCACTTGCCGCCCGGACATCCTGCACACGCAGCACTGGCTCATCCTGGACACCATCTGCTGTCACACTCGATAGCGGGTTTGGGGCCTGGCGGTGGACCGATCGCGCTGCTGGCCGGTCCCGGTGGGCTTGGAGGTATTCCAGAGTCCGCTCTAAGTCGTCGCACCCCGCCCTCACACCTGCCACACTCGCATGCCTCTTCGGCTCCACTGACGGCCCATTCGGTCGCCAGTATGACGTCCACCAGTATGTCGCTGACCACCAGCACGGTGCCATCATCTGCCTTTAGCCGCGCCAGTCCAAGCGTACAGATCTCGAGCAGTGGGGGCGGTCCTTCAGGCCCCGGAAGCGTTGGACCTGGTGGATTGCCAAACTCttcggcagcggcagcagctgcggcAGCTGCTCATCGTGCAGCGTCCCCGGCATCCAGCGTCAGCAGCCTGAGTCGGCAGAGTCCGCTGCATCCGGTGCCGCAGTCGCCGCTCAGCCATCATCCGTCGTCCTCTGCGTTATCCGCCGCGGCAGCTGCCGTTGCGGAACGGGATCGACATGCGCTGATGCGTCAGCAATCGCCACATATGACTCCACCCCCGGTGTCCAATGCCTCTTTAATGGCGAGTCCTCTGAGCAAGATGTACGCTCCTCAGCCGGGTCAGAGGGGCTTGGGAACATCACCGCCACCGCATTTGCGGCCTGGAGCATCACCGCCGGTCATTCGCCACCCGCAGATGCCTCTGCCGTTGCCATTGATCGCGCCTGGCGGAGGAATACCCCAGATTGGAGTGCATCCGGGTCAGTCACCGTATCCGCATCCGCTACTGCATCCTTCGGTATTTTACTCACCGCACCACCATCCCTTCAATTCGCCATACGGCTATGCGCCCTATGGTCCTGGATTCCCGGCGTACATGAAGCCGCCACCGCAGCCGGGACAGCTCGATCCGGCAGCCGTGATGGCGGCCCACCATGCTGGATTGCAAGGACCGCCGCCCCAGCAGATGCGCCAGGACGAGCAGAATGCAGCGgccgccgctgcagcagcagctgctgagAAACAACACCAagcggctgcagcagcggcagcacagcagcacaaggcgccacaacaacaaccgcCCGGCGGAATGCCACCCAACAAACCGCCGACGCCAAAGACGCCACAGGGTCCAGGCGGTGGAATGCCCCCTGGAATGGGTGGACCGGGAACACCGACGGGACTACCGCCTGGTGCTTATCCAGGCAGCCATATGCCGGGATATCCACAAGGACCACCGCATGGATCACCGTTTGCGCCACAAGATGGTCAGCCTCACGGACTAAAGCCCACATCGCACATGGACGCCCTGCGAGCGCATGCGCACTCAGCCAACTCGGCGGGAATGGGTGGAGGACACCATCCGACGGAGCCAT TGCCCATTGATATTGAGCCGGATCCAGAGCCAGAGATTCCCAGTCCAACGCACAACATACCACGTGGTCCAAGTCCCGAAGCAAAACCGGACGACACCGAATGCCATCGCTCTCAGTCTGCCAT ATTTGTGCGTCACATCGATCGCGGGGATTACAATTCATGCACGAGAACAGATTTGATCTTCAAGCCGGTGGCCGACTCAAAGTTGGCCCGCAAGCGTGAAGAACGCGACCGCAAGCTGGCCGAAAAGGAACGTGAGCGGCGACAG cagcagcaacaacaacagcagcagcaacaacagcaagcaGCTGCCGCGCAACAGGCGGCACAGCAAGCCAAGATGAAGGCGGAGCTGAAGCCCCCGTATGCGGATACGCCGGCACTGCGTCAACTGTCGGAGTACGCTCGTCCCCACGTCGCCTTCAG TCCTGTTGAGCAGATGGTGCCATATCATCATCCAATGGGCCCCATGTACAGAGAGAG GGAACTGGAGGAGATCAAAAACGCACAAGCTGCTGCGGCGAGTCAGTCCAGACTAGATCCGCACTGGATGGAATACTATCGACG CGGCATCCACCCCTCGCAGTTCCCACTGTATGCGAATCCGGCGATATCGCAGATGGAGAGGGAGCGTCTGGGAATTCCACCTCCGCACCATGTGGGGTTGGACCCGGGCGAGCACATGGTGCGTATG ATACGATTGACGAGAGAATATCATGCACACTCTCATACTCATTTACATTTGCCTTTGCATCCACAGCCGCAACCACCGGAGGCCGGTTTCCAACTGCCAC CGAATGTTGGCCAGTATCCGCGGCCAAATATGCTTATACCTAGGGAGCCGCACTCGGATGTCCTGCTGCGCATGTCCTATGCCGACCAACTACAG taTTTACAGGCCGCCGAGTTCCAGCGACAGTCCCTGCACGATCAGTACTTTAG ACAACGGCCCAGATAA